The following proteins are co-located in the Haliovirga abyssi genome:
- a CDS encoding cyclic nucleotide-binding domain-containing protein encodes MKILSNPKSLKKYIDKHLLNTHFTDFNINYFELHKFEKNEYICVAGQKLNYLYFLIEGSANVFLTLKDGRQILISYLIPFHVIGDVELKRFGISRLDVVASQECLAIALPFEIINSKLGKDFKFWQYAVETISEKLESTTETLIISSLYPFKIKFAHHLLNSTTKDDIVNFDSLTSLAVFLGVSYRQLLRVVHEFENDGIIKKHKSSFQIENFDKLEILLVDF; translated from the coding sequence CTATTAAACACACATTTTACCGATTTTAATATTAATTATTTTGAATTACATAAATTTGAAAAAAATGAGTATATATGTGTCGCCGGCCAAAAATTAAATTACTTATATTTTTTAATTGAAGGCTCTGCTAATGTTTTCTTGACCCTAAAAGATGGAAGACAGATATTAATATCATATTTAATCCCATTTCACGTAATAGGAGATGTCGAATTAAAAAGATTTGGAATTTCTAGACTTGATGTTGTTGCTTCACAAGAATGCTTAGCAATAGCATTACCTTTTGAAATTATTAATAGTAAATTAGGTAAAGATTTTAAATTTTGGCAATATGCAGTTGAAACTATTTCTGAAAAATTAGAGAGTACAACTGAAACATTAATCATCAGTTCTCTTTATCCTTTTAAAATAAAATTTGCACATCATCTTTTAAATTCTACAACAAAAGATGATATTGTTAATTTTGATTCTCTTACTTCTTTAGCTGTTTTTTTAGGTGTAAGTTATAGACAATTATTAAGAGTTGTTCATGAATTTGAAAATGATGGAATTATAAAAAAACATAAAAGTTCTTTTCAAATAGAAAATTTTGATAAATTAGAAATTTTGCTTGTGGATTTTTAA
- a CDS encoding MgtC/SapB family protein, translating to MEHLELSQIFIRILAAVLTGGIIGLEREINNKPAGFITHTLLCVGAAVISIIQVKLSYETINLLINHPALAQGVKLDVGRLIAQVISGVGFLGAGTIIQKKGSIKGITTAATLWLTACLGIAVGLGYFYLALGTAVLMTILVFILKRIELYYIEKRVRHRIVVVYLINENVEKQIKDFLNIRKVKIRGKKPLSEIYNGEETERKTIFNLMVPKFIDFEKMIVEMEKLDSILKIIKM from the coding sequence ATGGAACATTTAGAATTAAGTCAAATATTTATAAGAATTTTAGCTGCTGTATTAACAGGTGGAATAATAGGGTTAGAAAGAGAAATTAATAATAAACCAGCAGGATTTATTACACATACTCTTTTATGTGTCGGAGCAGCTGTAATATCTATTATACAGGTGAAATTAAGTTATGAAACAATAAATTTATTAATAAATCATCCGGCTTTGGCTCAAGGAGTAAAACTTGATGTTGGTAGATTAATTGCGCAGGTTATAAGCGGAGTTGGATTTTTGGGTGCAGGAACAATAATTCAAAAAAAGGGGAGTATAAAAGGGATAACCACAGCAGCAACATTATGGCTTACTGCGTGTCTTGGTATTGCAGTTGGGTTGGGATATTTTTATCTTGCATTAGGGACAGCTGTTTTAATGACAATATTAGTTTTTATTTTAAAAAGAATTGAACTATATTACATTGAAAAGAGAGTTAGACATAGAATAGTGGTAGTATATTTAATTAATGAAAATGTAGAAAAACAAATTAAAGATTTTTTGAATATAAGAAAAGTAAAAATCAGAGGAAAAAAACCTCTTAGCGAAATTTATAATGGAGAAGAGACAGAAAGAAAAACAATATTTAATTTAATGGTTCCCAAATTTATAGATTTTGAAAAAATGATAGTTGAAATGGAAAAATTAGATAGTATATTAAAAATAATAAAAATGTAA
- a CDS encoding ABC transporter ATP-binding protein: protein MKNSKRVAIKNLTKTFITGENKKVHAVKNINLDINPGEFVCLLGPSGCGKTTTLRMLAGFESPTTGQIEIGDEDVARLTPDKRDTAMVFQNYALFPHMNVYENIAYGLKLQKLPPNEVKERVEKTLKLMQMDDFSKRVPSQMSGGQQQRVALARGIVMEPGVLLFDEPLSNLDAKLRIHMRDEIRKIQQKVGITSIYVTHDQSEAMGLSDKIVIMNEGNIEQVGTPLEIYQRPKNEFVANFIGKANIISGKVKNRDGKYLIIDIYGVEYAIESDKNYSENEIVNLVIRPEAIDISGKDFSGIVKKTIFMGAHHEYEIEFFDKRIEISYNNPINQKIYEKEETISFSFESRSIHVL, encoded by the coding sequence ATGAAAAACAGTAAAAGAGTGGCAATTAAAAATTTAACAAAAACATTTATAACTGGAGAAAATAAAAAGGTGCATGCAGTTAAAAATATAAATTTGGACATAAATCCTGGAGAATTTGTTTGTTTATTAGGTCCTTCTGGATGTGGAAAAACAACTACACTTAGAATGCTTGCAGGATTTGAGTCGCCAACAACTGGTCAAATAGAAATAGGAGATGAAGATGTAGCAAGATTAACTCCAGATAAAAGAGATACAGCTATGGTTTTTCAAAATTATGCACTATTTCCACATATGAATGTATATGAAAATATTGCTTATGGTTTGAAGTTGCAAAAATTACCTCCAAATGAAGTTAAGGAAAGAGTAGAGAAAACATTAAAACTAATGCAAATGGATGACTTTTCCAAAAGAGTTCCATCTCAAATGTCAGGAGGACAACAACAACGTGTAGCTTTAGCAAGAGGAATAGTTATGGAACCAGGAGTTCTTTTATTTGATGAACCATTATCAAATTTAGATGCTAAATTAAGAATTCATATGAGAGATGAGATTAGAAAAATACAACAAAAAGTTGGGATAACATCTATATATGTTACTCATGATCAATCGGAAGCTATGGGATTGTCTGATAAAATAGTTATAATGAATGAGGGGAATATAGAACAAGTTGGAACTCCATTAGAAATCTATCAAAGACCTAAAAATGAATTTGTAGCTAATTTTATAGGAAAAGCAAATATAATTAGTGGAAAAGTAAAAAATAGAGATGGGAAATATTTAATTATAGATATATATGGAGTTGAATATGCTATAGAAAGTGATAAAAATTATAGTGAAAACGAAATAGTGAATTTAGTTATAAGACCTGAAGCAATAGATATTTCAGGAAAAGATTTCTCTGGAATAGTCAAAAAGACAATATTTATGGGGGCTCATCATGAATATGAAATAGAATTTTTTGACAAAAGGATAGAAATATCGTATAATAATCCAATTAATCAGAAAATATATGAAAAAGAAGAAACAATATCTTTTTCATTTGAATCTAGATCTATTCACGTTTTATAG
- a CDS encoding ABC transporter permease, with the protein MVEKTINLKKKRENNFSLKIKNEIINIRKIYDDPVLMITIIFSLLVVGFFILLPLFNILKSSLLQNGKLTLYHYKDVLNQANSLQVIWNTVKLGMVTGTLATGIGFLFAYVITYIDVPGKKIFDSIAILPIISPPFVIALSAILLFGRIGLITHGIFGIENEIYGFTGLVLVQTLTFFPVAYLMLVGLLEKIDPSVEEAARDLGASRWQVFKTITLPLMVPGLANAFLIVFIQAIADFGNPMVIGGNYTTAAVQIYLQGIGSFDMGAATALSIILLSLSVGIFAFQKYYISKRSYVTVTGKVSKAREKITGKKITYSMTAILFIITLIVGMMYALIPIVAFVKLWGVNYSLSLSHFKYVFALGLKPILDTTYLALIATPITGIIAMIIGFLIVRKKFIGKNFIEFMTMVALAIPGTIIGLGYVITYNKKPLVLTGTAMIILIAFIIRNMPVGIRSAIAALQQIDPSIEEAASVLGANSHKVFTSITLPMIKPAFFSGLIYAFVRSMTLISTIIFLISARYNLLTPAIMSQIDLGRLGVASAYCTILVIIVSVFIMIMKLLFKKIGIDEISEV; encoded by the coding sequence ATGGTAGAAAAAACAATAAATTTAAAAAAGAAAAGGGAAAATAATTTTTCTTTAAAAATAAAAAATGAAATAATAAATATAAGGAAAATATATGATGATCCAGTATTAATGATAACAATAATTTTTTCTTTATTAGTTGTAGGTTTTTTTATATTGCTTCCACTTTTTAATATATTAAAATCATCGCTTTTACAAAATGGGAAATTGACATTATATCATTATAAGGATGTTTTGAATCAAGCAAATTCTCTTCAAGTTATTTGGAATACAGTAAAATTAGGAATGGTTACTGGAACGCTTGCAACTGGAATAGGATTTTTATTTGCATATGTAATAACTTATATAGATGTGCCTGGGAAAAAAATATTTGATTCAATAGCAATATTACCAATAATATCACCTCCATTTGTTATAGCATTATCAGCAATATTGTTATTTGGAAGAATAGGGCTTATAACACATGGAATTTTTGGAATAGAAAATGAAATTTATGGATTTACAGGATTGGTATTGGTTCAGACATTAACATTTTTTCCTGTGGCATATCTGATGTTGGTTGGGCTTTTGGAAAAAATAGATCCTTCTGTAGAAGAAGCAGCTAGAGATCTTGGAGCGTCGAGATGGCAAGTTTTTAAAACAATTACACTTCCACTTATGGTTCCTGGGTTAGCTAATGCATTTTTAATAGTCTTTATACAAGCTATAGCAGATTTTGGGAATCCAATGGTTATAGGAGGTAATTATACTACTGCAGCTGTTCAAATATATTTGCAGGGTATAGGGAGCTTTGATATGGGGGCTGCTACAGCGTTATCAATTATATTATTATCTTTATCAGTTGGGATATTTGCATTCCAAAAATATTATATAAGCAAAAGATCATATGTAACAGTAACTGGAAAGGTCTCTAAAGCTAGAGAAAAAATAACAGGAAAAAAAATAACATATTCGATGACAGCAATATTATTTATAATAACTTTAATTGTAGGAATGATGTATGCTCTTATACCAATAGTTGCTTTTGTAAAATTATGGGGAGTAAATTATTCTTTATCATTAAGTCATTTTAAATATGTGTTTGCTCTTGGATTAAAACCAATATTAGATACAACATATTTAGCTTTAATAGCTACTCCAATAACAGGAATAATTGCTATGATAATAGGATTTTTAATTGTTAGAAAAAAGTTTATTGGGAAAAATTTTATAGAATTTATGACAATGGTAGCATTAGCAATTCCAGGAACTATTATAGGTCTGGGGTATGTTATTACTTATAATAAAAAACCATTAGTGCTTACAGGAACTGCAATGATTATATTAATTGCATTTATAATTAGAAATATGCCAGTAGGAATAAGGTCGGCAATTGCAGCGTTACAGCAAATAGATCCATCAATTGAAGAAGCTGCAAGTGTATTGGGAGCAAACAGTCACAAAGTATTTACATCGATTACTTTACCAATGATAAAACCAGCATTTTTTAGTGGACTAATTTATGCTTTCGTAAGAAGCATGACTTTAATAAGTACAATAATATTTTTGATATCAGCAAGATATAATTTGTTAACACCTGCTATCATGAGTCAAATTGATTTGGGTAGATTAGGGGTAGCATCAGCATATTGTACAATACTTGTAATAATTGTAAGTGTGTTTATAATGATAATGAAGTTATTATTTAAAAAAATTGGAATAGATGAAATTTCAGAAGTATAG
- a CDS encoding ABC transporter substrate-binding protein, whose protein sequence is MKKNLVMGMILMFVAGIVAQGGVFDFLFKNKKQETLTVYAGMMEDYALKATKQFEKETGIKTNMVRMSGGEILARIRAEKENPIADVWFGGGALTFIEADQENLLTHYLSPMRKEIISNFKDKNGAWTGIYSGYLGIEGNKKWLAEKGLELPQTWDDLLKPEFKNNIVIAHPGSSSTAYNFVATIIQLKGEEKGMEYLKKFNQQVRQYTKSGSAPGRMVGLGEAPIAIGFLHDGIRYQKEGYKDLIFTTPKEGTGYEIGAVGIVKNSPNQAAAKKFVDWALSKQAQEIGQTVGSYQFLTNKNATPPKEALQLKRAKLIDYDIQWAGANRKRLIDKFSRETRTTIPTK, encoded by the coding sequence ATGAAAAAGAATCTAGTAATGGGAATGATTTTAATGTTCGTAGCAGGAATTGTAGCACAAGGAGGAGTGTTTGACTTTTTGTTCAAAAATAAAAAGCAAGAAACACTTACAGTTTATGCAGGAATGATGGAAGATTATGCATTGAAGGCAACAAAACAATTTGAAAAAGAGACTGGTATAAAAACTAATATGGTGAGAATGAGTGGTGGAGAAATATTAGCTAGAATAAGAGCAGAAAAAGAAAATCCAATTGCTGATGTATGGTTTGGTGGAGGAGCTCTTACTTTTATAGAAGCTGATCAAGAAAATTTATTAACACATTATTTATCACCAATGAGAAAAGAGATAATAAGTAATTTTAAGGATAAAAATGGAGCTTGGACTGGAATATATAGTGGATATCTTGGGATAGAAGGGAATAAAAAATGGTTGGCTGAAAAAGGATTAGAGTTACCTCAAACATGGGATGATCTTTTGAAACCAGAATTTAAGAATAATATAGTAATTGCACATCCAGGTTCATCAAGTACAGCATATAATTTTGTAGCAACAATCATTCAATTAAAAGGTGAAGAAAAAGGGATGGAATATTTAAAGAAATTTAATCAACAAGTAAGACAATATACTAAATCAGGATCTGCACCAGGAAGAATGGTAGGATTAGGGGAAGCTCCAATAGCAATAGGTTTTCTTCATGATGGAATAAGATATCAAAAAGAAGGATACAAAGATCTGATTTTTACTACACCAAAAGAAGGAACAGGATATGAAATAGGAGCTGTAGGAATTGTTAAAAATTCTCCAAATCAAGCAGCTGCTAAGAAATTTGTAGATTGGGCATTATCAAAACAAGCTCAAGAGATTGGACAAACTGTAGGTTCATATCAATTTCTTACAAATAAAAATGCAACACCACCAAAAGAAGCATTGCAATTAAAAAGAGCAAAACTTATAGATTATGATATACAATGGGCTGGAGCAAATAGAAAAAGACTTATAGATAAATTTAGTAGAGAGACTAGAACAACAATTCCAACTAAATAA
- a CDS encoding Crp/Fnr family transcriptional regulator has product MKDMKIFHGLKQETLDFIESSSKKRKYKKGDIICVEGNPADELFFIEKGKVRISSKGERLAFLAQGDGFGEMSIIDMMSRATDVIAEEDTEVFVLEKKYMYKLYKENLKEYVIILMNLARELSRRLRKMDKLVSRMERKFKKL; this is encoded by the coding sequence ATGAAAGATATGAAAATATTTCATGGATTAAAACAAGAAACACTTGATTTCATTGAAAGCTCAAGCAAAAAAAGAAAATATAAAAAGGGAGATATTATTTGTGTGGAAGGAAACCCAGCAGATGAACTGTTTTTTATAGAGAAAGGAAAAGTTAGGATATCTTCAAAAGGAGAAAGGCTTGCTTTTTTAGCGCAAGGTGATGGATTTGGAGAAATGAGCATAATTGATATGATGAGTAGAGCTACAGATGTTATTGCTGAAGAAGATACAGAAGTTTTTGTTTTGGAGAAAAAATATATGTATAAACTTTATAAAGAAAATTTAAAAGAGTATGTAATAATTTTGATGAATTTAGCAAGGGAATTAAGTAGAAGGTTGAGAAAAATGGATAAATTGGTGTCTAGAATGGAGAGAAAATTCAAAAAGTTATAG
- a CDS encoding response regulator transcription factor, with protein sequence MSMIKIVVVEDEDIIRKGLIYTVDWLSMGCIVIGEAENGEEGVSKIKELKPDIIITDIKMPKKNGLEMIKELNEIYDFESIIISSYAEFKYAKEAIKLNVFDYLLKPIDEEKLEEIIEKVKLHIQDKKIYQEIKGQIKDIDQIQIIDIDYYIHSGNVQSKYTKETIEYIFKNYNSKITIDEMSDKLYISPSYLSRKFKEETGHTLNNFLNKYRIQKALELLFSGDYKVYEIAELVGFSNYKYFSSVFKKYIKCSPLEFVKNDHRVIDL encoded by the coding sequence ATGAGTATGATTAAAATAGTGGTAGTGGAAGATGAAGATATAATAAGAAAAGGGTTGATTTACACAGTTGATTGGTTATCTATGGGATGTATTGTAATTGGAGAAGCGGAAAACGGAGAAGAGGGAGTTTCGAAAATAAAAGAGTTAAAACCTGATATTATTATAACGGATATAAAAATGCCGAAAAAAAATGGTCTGGAAATGATAAAAGAATTAAATGAAATATATGATTTTGAATCTATAATAATTTCAAGTTATGCAGAATTTAAATATGCAAAAGAGGCAATAAAGTTGAATGTATTTGATTATTTATTAAAACCAATTGATGAAGAAAAATTAGAAGAGATAATTGAAAAAGTAAAATTGCATATACAAGATAAAAAAATATATCAGGAGATAAAAGGTCAAATAAAAGATATTGACCAAATTCAAATAATAGATATTGATTATTATATCCATTCGGGTAATGTGCAATCGAAATATACAAAAGAAACAATCGAGTATATTTTTAAAAATTATAATTCAAAAATAACAATTGACGAAATGTCGGATAAATTATATATTAGTCCAAGTTATCTTAGCAGAAAATTTAAAGAAGAAACAGGACATACACTTAATAATTTTTTAAATAAATATAGGATACAAAAAGCATTGGAGTTATTGTTTTCAGGCGATTATAAAGTGTATGAAATAGCAGAATTAGTTGGATTTAGTAACTATAAATATTTTTCTTCTGTATTTAAAAAATATATAAAATGTTCGCCATTAGAATTTGTTAAGAATGACCATAGGGTGATTGACTTATAA
- a CDS encoding sensor histidine kinase, whose amino-acid sequence MNLKKRKFFKDELRKTFILYALIPSLLFSIFFYNILIFYNKKMIKERNRKNNNHVSQIIEKELNDYKKEINFLTNNIDIKEIINGNKNKAKIYEGLYKFVNERKIKSIFYIFDKNGNIIITNAWQKIKENNKNYDLLEEIKINSDKIMLMRNQYQINRDNKKVYSLGKTIKNKSNKIIGYILFELLEKDLNNIIYNDKVDLFAVTDNFKNVIATTNNFMINEIGKLIISKINNEYIRIDRDDYYVYKTDILKGKLSIYTLTPMGLINKFYIIGLMFLIVSFVFLTLLFWLISKKISVNKSKSVDELLYAIKKVQSGNLDTFVNIKTNDEFELLGDYYNEMIIRLDEVIKTNKEQVKRNKMVEIKQLESQFNPHFLFNTLEILKYMIKIEPKKAIKIVVSMANLLRYSINYERENICLIEDIKYIKDYMVIQKIRFDKKLDYEISIEDRVEKCIIPKLILQPLVENSIKYGFDKNNYLKIKLMCFIENDYLILKIIDSGNCISDEKLKEIKNLLKKVDNNTNHIGMYNAQRRIKLIYGVEYGIVINNIKNEGVEVMIKLPIIIEKVGNQNEYD is encoded by the coding sequence ATGAATCTAAAAAAAAGAAAATTTTTTAAAGATGAACTTAGAAAAACATTTATATTATATGCGTTGATTCCATCGTTACTTTTTTCCATCTTTTTTTATAATATTTTGATTTTTTATAATAAAAAAATGATAAAAGAAAGGAATAGAAAAAATAATAATCATGTATCTCAAATAATAGAAAAAGAACTTAATGATTATAAAAAAGAGATAAATTTTTTGACAAATAATATAGATATAAAAGAGATAATAAATGGGAACAAAAATAAAGCTAAAATATATGAGGGGCTTTATAAGTTTGTGAATGAAAGAAAAATTAAAAGCATATTTTATATTTTTGATAAAAATGGGAATATAATTATTACAAATGCTTGGCAAAAAATAAAAGAGAATAATAAAAATTATGACCTATTAGAGGAAATAAAGATTAATTCGGATAAAATTATGTTAATGAGAAATCAATATCAAATAAATAGAGATAATAAAAAAGTATATTCTTTAGGAAAAACTATAAAAAATAAAAGCAATAAAATTATAGGATATATTCTTTTTGAATTGTTAGAAAAAGATTTGAATAATATTATATATAATGATAAAGTTGATCTGTTTGCAGTAACGGATAATTTTAAAAATGTAATTGCAACAACCAATAATTTTATGATAAATGAAATTGGAAAATTAATTATATCGAAAATTAATAATGAGTATATACGAATTGATAGAGATGATTATTATGTTTATAAAACAGATATATTAAAAGGGAAATTATCTATATACACATTAACTCCAATGGGACTTATAAATAAATTTTATATAATTGGATTGATGTTTTTAATTGTTAGTTTTGTTTTTTTGACATTATTATTCTGGCTCATATCTAAAAAAATTTCAGTAAACAAAAGTAAATCTGTGGATGAGCTTTTATATGCAATAAAAAAAGTTCAAAGTGGTAATTTGGATACATTTGTGAATATAAAGACAAATGATGAATTTGAGTTGTTGGGAGATTATTATAATGAGATGATAATTAGGTTAGATGAAGTTATAAAAACGAATAAAGAGCAAGTTAAAAGAAATAAAATGGTAGAGATAAAACAGCTTGAATCCCAATTTAATCCGCATTTTTTATTTAACACTTTAGAGATATTAAAGTATATGATAAAAATAGAACCTAAAAAAGCAATTAAAATAGTAGTTAGTATGGCTAATTTGTTAAGATATAGCATAAATTATGAACGAGAAAATATTTGTTTAATAGAAGATATAAAATATATTAAAGATTATATGGTGATTCAAAAAATTCGTTTTGATAAAAAATTAGATTATGAAATAAGTATAGAAGATAGAGTGGAAAAATGTATTATTCCGAAATTAATATTACAACCATTAGTGGAAAATAGCATTAAATATGGGTTTGATAAAAATAATTATCTAAAAATAAAATTAATGTGTTTTATTGAAAATGACTATTTGATTTTAAAAATTATTGATAGTGGAAATTGTATAAGCGATGAAAAATTAAAAGAGATAAAGAATTTACTGAAAAAAGTTGATAATAACACTAATCATATAGGGATGTACAATGCGCAAAGAAGAATAAAGCTGATATATGGCGTAGAATATGGTATTGTTATAAATAATATAAAAAATGAAGGGGTAGAAGTAATGATAAAATTACCAATTATTATAGAAAAGGTGGGAAATCAAAATGAGTATGATTAA
- a CDS encoding ABC transporter substrate-binding protein, which produces MKKFIIIILSFLSMVLFIVINFEKPEKEIDVINSLIVYSPHPLSFIEPLINKFESEQGVRVKIISKGSGELLNRIEDEKFYGDIIWGGSLSTLLPEVDYFEKYISVNEKYISEKYKNKSGRITRFTAVPSVLMVNENLVGDVKIDGFKDLLNPKLKGKIASAYPFKSSSSFEHLINQLYVMGGDNKKGWSYIKKLIKNIDGKELKRSSEVYKGVVNGKYTVGCTFEEAAANYVKNGAPIKIVYPVEGTIIRPDGVAIIKGSKNLENAKKFIDFLTSKEVQTFIAKDLNRRSVRKDVKISKGLKLISEIKVVDDDLIWVVENKNRILDKYKGYLKE; this is translated from the coding sequence ATGAAAAAATTTATAATTATAATTTTGAGCTTTTTAAGTATGGTATTATTTATTGTGATAAATTTTGAAAAACCAGAAAAAGAAATAGATGTTATAAATAGTTTAATAGTATACTCACCGCACCCTCTTTCTTTTATTGAACCGTTAATAAATAAATTTGAGTCTGAGCAAGGAGTTAGAGTGAAAATTATCTCAAAAGGAAGTGGAGAACTTTTAAATAGAATAGAAGATGAAAAATTTTATGGAGATATTATATGGGGAGGGTCGTTATCTACTTTGTTGCCTGAAGTTGATTATTTTGAAAAATATATATCTGTAAATGAAAAATATATATCGGAGAAATATAAAAATAAAAGTGGAAGAATAACAAGATTTACAGCTGTTCCAAGCGTATTAATGGTTAATGAAAATTTAGTAGGAGATGTTAAAATTGATGGTTTTAAAGATTTGTTAAATCCGAAGTTAAAAGGAAAAATAGCAAGCGCGTACCCTTTTAAGTCATCATCGTCATTTGAGCATTTAATAAATCAATTATATGTAATGGGAGGAGATAATAAAAAAGGATGGTCTTATATTAAAAAATTAATAAAAAATATAGATGGAAAAGAATTAAAAAGATCATCTGAAGTTTATAAAGGGGTTGTGAATGGAAAATATACTGTAGGATGCACATTTGAAGAAGCAGCGGCTAATTATGTAAAAAATGGAGCACCAATAAAAATTGTATATCCTGTAGAAGGAACAATTATAAGACCTGATGGAGTTGCGATAATCAAAGGGAGTAAAAATTTAGAAAATGCTAAAAAATTTATAGATTTTTTAACTTCAAAAGAAGTACAAACATTTATAGCGAAAGACTTAAATCGCAGATCGGTGAGAAAAGATGTTAAAATATCAAAAGGATTAAAATTAATTTCTGAAATTAAAGTGGTGGATGATGATTTAATTTGGGTAGTTGAAAATAAAAATAGAATCTTGGATAAATATAAAGGATATTTAAAAGAATAG